One stretch of Aeromicrobium fastidiosum DNA includes these proteins:
- the trpD gene encoding anthranilate phosphoribosyltransferase, whose amino-acid sequence MPQTWPDVLTALVAGHDLDASTTVWAMDQILAGSATDSQIAGFAVALHAKGPTAAELGGLADAMLARATRLDIPGRFVDIVGTGGDRSMTVNISSMSAVVAAGAGVGVVKHGNRAASSSSGTADVFEVLGIRLDVPAARIPDVFARSGITFCFAPVFHPSFRHTAVPRRELGIATPFNFLGPLTNPAQPAASAIGCADVRMAPLMAEVLASRGRDAFVFRGDDGLDEITITTTTQVWEVSDGTVVASVLDPTELGFELAPPESLVGADPAFNADVFRRVVGGEVSPVRDAVLLNAGAAIAAHAGGDGTLVERLAAGVERARTSIDSGAAATSLERWAAATQELAG is encoded by the coding sequence ATGCCACAGACGTGGCCCGATGTGCTGACCGCACTCGTGGCCGGTCACGACCTCGACGCGTCCACGACCGTGTGGGCCATGGACCAGATCCTGGCCGGCTCGGCGACCGATTCGCAGATCGCCGGGTTCGCCGTCGCGCTGCATGCCAAGGGACCGACGGCCGCCGAGCTGGGTGGTCTGGCCGATGCGATGCTGGCCCGCGCGACGCGCCTCGACATCCCCGGCCGGTTCGTCGACATCGTCGGCACGGGCGGAGACCGGTCGATGACGGTCAACATCTCGTCGATGTCGGCCGTGGTCGCCGCGGGTGCCGGCGTGGGCGTCGTCAAGCACGGCAACCGTGCGGCGTCCAGCTCGAGCGGCACGGCCGACGTGTTCGAGGTGCTGGGCATCCGCCTCGACGTGCCGGCGGCGCGCATCCCCGACGTCTTCGCGCGCAGCGGCATCACGTTCTGCTTCGCCCCCGTGTTCCATCCCTCGTTCCGGCACACCGCGGTGCCACGGCGCGAGCTCGGCATCGCGACGCCGTTCAACTTCCTCGGCCCGCTGACCAACCCCGCCCAGCCGGCGGCGTCGGCGATCGGCTGCGCCGACGTGCGGATGGCACCGTTGATGGCCGAGGTGCTGGCGTCGCGCGGACGTGACGCCTTCGTCTTCCGCGGCGACGACGGCCTCGACGAGATCACGATCACGACCACGACCCAGGTGTGGGAGGTGTCGGACGGCACCGTCGTCGCGAGCGTCCTCGACCCCACCGAGCTCGGCTTCGAGCTGGCCCCGCCCGAGAGCCTCGTGGGTGCCGATCCGGCGTTCAACGCCGACGTGTTCCGCCGCGTCGTCGGGGGAGAGGTCTCGCCGGTGCGCGACGCGGTGCTGCTCAATGCGGGAGCCGCGATCGCCGCCCATGCCGGTGGCGATGGCACGCTCGTGGAGCGTCTCGCCGCGGGGGTCGAGCGCGCCCGCACCTCGATCGATTCAGGCGCGGCGGCGACGTCGCTCGAGCGGTGGGCTGCTGCCACCCAGGAGCTCGCGGGCTGA
- a CDS encoding C40 family peptidase, whose amino-acid sequence MPRRRGLAMMASLALAGGLMALPSAEAAPKVTVKDVEAAFSQVEAANEQVNALGEQVKQTQAEIDDISSDIASGLAVYTAQKDELSGAIVQQQLDAPLGPTANLLSSDDPDQFLAGLGAVRALNNTRADALEQFGRTSKQLQNRRAQLKDRKQALTEATRDADARRAEIRTKYEAAKAELARLTAEQQAAFNKSNLDIDFELKASGRAKAALDFALAQIGDPYVYGGTGPNSWDCSGLVMKSWAAAGVSIPRVVGPQIAAGTAVPMDQLQPGDIVAYGDMSHDGLYLGNGRVVHAPRPGKSVEITGLGGFTRAARVG is encoded by the coding sequence ATGCCACGACGTCGCGGTCTCGCGATGATGGCGAGCCTCGCGCTCGCAGGCGGGCTGATGGCGCTGCCGTCGGCCGAAGCCGCCCCCAAGGTCACGGTCAAGGACGTCGAGGCCGCGTTCAGCCAGGTCGAGGCCGCCAACGAGCAGGTCAACGCGCTCGGCGAGCAGGTCAAGCAGACGCAGGCCGAGATCGACGACATCTCCTCCGACATCGCGAGCGGACTCGCGGTCTACACGGCGCAGAAGGACGAGCTGAGCGGCGCGATCGTCCAGCAGCAGCTTGACGCCCCGCTCGGGCCGACCGCCAACCTGCTGAGCAGCGACGACCCCGACCAGTTCCTGGCCGGGCTCGGTGCCGTCCGTGCCCTCAACAACACCCGCGCCGACGCGCTCGAGCAGTTCGGCCGCACGAGCAAGCAGCTCCAGAACCGTCGCGCCCAGCTCAAGGACCGCAAGCAGGCGCTCACCGAGGCCACCCGCGACGCCGATGCGCGTCGGGCGGAGATCCGCACCAAGTACGAGGCGGCGAAGGCCGAGCTCGCACGACTGACCGCCGAGCAGCAGGCCGCGTTCAACAAGAGCAACCTCGACATCGACTTCGAGCTCAAGGCCTCCGGCCGGGCCAAGGCCGCTCTCGACTTCGCGCTGGCGCAGATCGGCGACCCGTACGTGTACGGCGGCACGGGGCCCAACAGCTGGGACTGCTCCGGCCTGGTCATGAAGTCGTGGGCCGCGGCGGGCGTCTCCATCCCGCGCGTCGTCGGTCCGCAGATCGCGGCCGGCACGGCGGTCCCCATGGACCAGCTGCAGCCGGGCGACATCGTGGCCTACGGCGACATGTCGCACGACGGCCTCTACCTCGGCAACGGCCGCGTGGTCCACGCGCCGCGCCCCGGCAAGAGCGTCGAGATCACGGGTCTGGGCGGCTTCACCCGCGCGGCGCGGGTTGGCTGA
- a CDS encoding DEDD exonuclease domain-containing protein, with amino-acid sequence MEAVQGTFDELGRHLADVTFCVVDLETTGGSATKGSKITEFGAVKVHGGEVLGEFQSLVNPDEAIPAYITVLTGITNQMVVHAPRIAEVLPSFLEFARGSVLVAHNAPFDIGFLKHFARELDIPWPGFETLDTAVLARRVLSREEVPNCKLSTLAAAFSATTTPNHRALSDARATVDVLHALFERLGPLGVTTLEEVSTYTAKVKPEQRKKRHLAEHLPESPGVYLFRDANDAILYVGTSRNLRSRTRSYFTKAETRTRMGEMVMLTQRIEGIVCATSLEAHVRELRLIGHHRPPYNRRSKFPDRLTWLKLTREPWPRLSIVRAILDDDADYIGPFRGRAAADAALTALHDSFRIRQCTPRLAKKSRSSPCALAEMGHCLSPCDGSADADEYAAEVQRVRQAMTGDPEPLVTSVRQHMLDLARSERFEDAAVWRDRLTSFLRAAVRTQRLRELTSVDELVAAAPHPGGYEIHVIRFGRLAASGVLPRGVHPTGWVDALLATAETVEGGFGPIPSATAEETETLLRWLDTPGLRMVRGSWHVPLESAARHLTPFEQATATWNDLQRPG; translated from the coding sequence GTGGAAGCCGTGCAGGGAACGTTCGACGAGCTGGGCCGTCATCTGGCCGATGTCACGTTCTGCGTCGTCGACCTCGAGACGACCGGCGGATCAGCGACCAAGGGGTCCAAGATCACCGAGTTCGGCGCGGTCAAGGTGCACGGCGGCGAGGTGCTCGGCGAGTTCCAGAGCCTCGTCAACCCTGACGAGGCGATCCCGGCCTACATCACGGTGCTGACGGGCATCACGAACCAGATGGTCGTCCACGCCCCCCGCATCGCCGAGGTGCTGCCGAGCTTCCTGGAGTTCGCGCGCGGCAGCGTGCTCGTGGCCCACAACGCCCCGTTCGACATCGGCTTCCTCAAGCACTTCGCCCGTGAGCTCGACATCCCCTGGCCCGGGTTCGAGACCCTCGACACGGCGGTGCTGGCGCGTCGCGTCCTGAGCCGCGAGGAGGTGCCCAACTGCAAGCTCTCGACGCTGGCCGCAGCGTTCTCGGCCACCACGACGCCCAACCACCGGGCCCTGTCCGACGCGCGGGCCACGGTCGACGTCCTGCACGCGCTGTTCGAGCGGCTGGGGCCCCTGGGGGTCACGACGCTCGAGGAAGTGTCGACGTACACGGCCAAGGTCAAGCCCGAGCAGCGCAAGAAGCGGCACCTCGCCGAGCACCTGCCCGAGTCCCCCGGGGTCTACCTGTTCCGCGACGCCAACGACGCGATCCTCTACGTCGGCACGTCCCGCAACCTGCGCAGCCGCACCCGGTCCTACTTCACCAAGGCCGAGACGCGCACGCGCATGGGCGAGATGGTCATGCTGACCCAGCGCATCGAGGGCATCGTGTGCGCCACGTCGCTCGAGGCCCACGTGCGCGAGCTCCGTCTGATCGGCCACCACCGCCCGCCGTACAACCGCCGGTCGAAATTTCCCGACCGGCTCACGTGGCTCAAGCTCACGCGGGAGCCCTGGCCACGGCTGTCGATCGTCCGCGCGATCCTCGACGACGACGCCGACTACATCGGCCCCTTCCGCGGACGTGCTGCCGCCGATGCCGCCCTCACCGCGCTGCACGACTCGTTCCGCATCCGCCAGTGCACTCCGCGGCTGGCCAAGAAGTCGCGGTCGTCCCCCTGCGCCCTGGCCGAGATGGGTCACTGCCTGTCCCCGTGCGACGGCTCGGCCGATGCCGACGAGTACGCCGCCGAGGTGCAGCGCGTCCGACAAGCCATGACCGGCGACCCCGAGCCGCTCGTGACGTCCGTGCGTCAGCACATGCTCGACCTCGCCCGGTCCGAGCGCTTCGAGGACGCCGCGGTGTGGCGCGACCGGCTCACCTCGTTCCTGCGTGCCGCCGTGCGCACGCAGCGGCTGCGCGAGCTCACGAGCGTCGACGAGCTCGTCGCGGCAGCTCCCCACCCCGGCGGCTACGAGATCCACGTCATCCGCTTCGGCCGGCTCGCAGCGTCCGGGGTGCTCCCGCGAGGCGTGCACCCCACCGGCTGGGTCGACGCCCTACTGGCCACGGCCGAGACCGTCGAGGGAGGATTCGGCCCCATCCCGTCCGCGACGGCCGAGGAGACCGAGACGCTGCTGCGCTGGCTCGACACCCCGGGCCTGCGCATGGTGCGCGGCTCCTGGCACGTGCCGCTCGAGAGCGCCGCGCGGCACCTCACCCCGTTCGAGCAGGCCACCGCCACGTGGAACGACCTCCAGCGACCAGGCTGA
- a CDS encoding Rv3143 family two-component system response regulator: MSADKPLRVLVYSDDRDVRSAVLSALGARPHPDLPPFEYVEVATEPVVFQHLDAGGIDLVILDGEAVPVGGMGIARQVKDEIFQAPPVLVITGRPQDAWLATWSRAEAAVSHPIEPIRLAEAVIALARGVLQPG; this comes from the coding sequence GTGAGCGCAGACAAGCCCCTACGTGTCCTGGTCTACAGCGATGATCGAGACGTCCGTTCCGCGGTGCTTTCGGCTCTCGGGGCCCGTCCCCACCCCGATCTTCCGCCCTTCGAGTACGTCGAGGTCGCGACTGAGCCGGTGGTCTTCCAGCACCTCGACGCCGGCGGCATCGACCTCGTGATCCTCGACGGCGAGGCCGTGCCGGTCGGCGGCATGGGCATCGCCCGCCAGGTCAAGGACGAGATCTTCCAAGCTCCTCCCGTGCTCGTCATCACCGGACGTCCTCAGGACGCCTGGCTGGCCACGTGGTCGCGCGCCGAGGCCGCGGTCTCGCACCCCATCGAGCCGATCCGGCTCGCCGAGGCCGTCATCGCGCTCGCGCGCGGCGTGCTGCAGCCCGGCTGA
- a CDS encoding AMP-dependent synthetase/ligase, which translates to MTEHLTPSVGNLSDDILDRLPEHADDVALARAGDDGSSWVDVTLAEFHRDVIAVAKGLLGSGVAAGDRVALLSKTRYEWTVADYAIWWTGAVTVPIYETSSAAQIAWILSDSGTVAAIVENDGHLTKVEQARDEAPELRHVWTIDAGGLDDLRAAGSDVSEDAVEQRRSTLTSESLATLIYTSGTTGRPKGCRLTHGNFRYELDAATEQLSDLFAKDDASTLLFLPLAHVFARIIQVGAIRSGAKLGHTADVKDLVTHLGTFHPSFVLAVPRVFEKVFNSASGKAYADGKGKIFDRAVQTAIGYSRALDDGKPGIALRARHALFDRLVYGKLRDALGGEAEWAISGGAPLGDRLAHFYRGIGVTVLEGYGLTETTAALCVNTPDDQRIGSVGRPLPGTEVRVGDDGELSFRGPQVFDGYWHNDEATAEAVDPDGWFATGDLGEVDDDGFVRITGRKKEIIVTAGGKNVAPAVLEDRVRAHPLVSQCLVVGDGKPFVAALVTIDDEAWTGRLDDPELKIEVQKAVDDANSQVSQAESIRKFEILSEDWTEENGYLTPSFKVKRNAVLRDFHDTVEALFVR; encoded by the coding sequence GTGACCGAGCACCTGACGCCCAGCGTGGGCAACCTCAGCGACGACATCCTGGACCGTCTTCCCGAGCACGCCGACGACGTCGCGCTCGCCCGCGCCGGCGACGACGGCTCCTCCTGGGTCGACGTGACGCTGGCCGAGTTCCACCGCGACGTCATCGCCGTCGCCAAGGGCCTGCTCGGGTCGGGCGTCGCCGCCGGCGACCGCGTGGCGCTGCTGTCGAAGACCCGCTACGAATGGACCGTCGCCGACTACGCGATCTGGTGGACCGGTGCCGTGACGGTCCCGATCTACGAGACGTCGTCGGCAGCGCAGATCGCGTGGATCCTGTCCGACTCCGGCACGGTCGCGGCGATCGTCGAGAACGACGGCCACCTCACCAAGGTCGAGCAGGCGCGAGACGAGGCACCCGAGCTGCGGCACGTGTGGACGATCGACGCGGGCGGGCTGGACGACCTGAGGGCTGCGGGCTCCGACGTCTCGGAGGACGCCGTCGAGCAGCGTCGCTCCACCCTCACCAGCGAGAGCCTCGCGACGCTGATCTACACGTCGGGCACCACGGGGCGTCCCAAGGGCTGCCGCCTCACGCACGGCAACTTCCGCTACGAGCTGGACGCCGCCACCGAGCAGCTCAGCGACCTGTTCGCCAAGGACGACGCGTCGACGCTGCTGTTCCTGCCCCTGGCCCACGTCTTCGCCCGCATCATCCAGGTCGGTGCCATCCGTTCGGGTGCCAAGCTCGGCCACACCGCCGACGTCAAGGACCTCGTGACGCACCTCGGCACCTTCCACCCGTCGTTCGTGCTGGCCGTGCCGCGCGTGTTCGAGAAGGTCTTCAACTCCGCCAGCGGCAAGGCGTACGCCGACGGCAAGGGCAAGATCTTCGACCGCGCGGTGCAGACCGCGATCGGCTACAGCCGCGCCCTCGACGACGGCAAGCCGGGCATCGCACTGCGCGCCCGTCACGCCCTGTTCGACCGGCTCGTCTACGGCAAGCTGCGTGACGCCCTCGGCGGCGAGGCCGAGTGGGCGATCTCCGGTGGCGCGCCGCTCGGCGACCGGCTCGCGCACTTCTACCGCGGTATCGGGGTGACGGTGCTCGAGGGCTACGGGCTCACCGAGACGACGGCGGCCCTGTGCGTCAACACGCCGGACGACCAGCGCATCGGCTCGGTCGGTCGTCCGCTGCCCGGCACCGAGGTGCGGGTCGGCGATGACGGCGAGCTGAGCTTCCGGGGCCCGCAGGTGTTCGATGGCTACTGGCACAACGACGAGGCCACCGCCGAGGCGGTCGACCCCGACGGCTGGTTCGCGACGGGCGACCTCGGCGAGGTCGACGACGACGGGTTCGTCCGCATCACGGGCCGCAAGAAGGAGATCATCGTCACCGCCGGCGGCAAGAACGTGGCCCCGGCGGTGCTCGAGGACCGCGTGCGCGCCCACCCGCTGGTCAGCCAGTGCCTCGTGGTCGGCGACGGCAAGCCGTTCGTGGCCGCGCTCGTCACAATCGACGACGAGGCGTGGACGGGACGCCTCGACGACCCCGAGCTCAAGATCGAGGTGCAGAAGGCAGTCGACGACGCCAACTCGCAGGTCTCGCAGGCCGAGTCGATCCGCAAGTTCGAGATCCTGTCCGAGGACTGGACCGAGGAGAACGGCTACCTGACCCCGTCGTTCAAGGTCAAGCGCAACGCCGTCCTGCGCGACTTTCACGACACCGTCGAGGCACTCTTCGTCAGGTAG
- a CDS encoding Lrp/AsnC family transcriptional regulator has product MITAIVFIQAEVARLSDIAEQIADIDGVSEVYSVTGELDLVAMVRVREIDDVAAVVADRLNKVDGVVSTQTQIAYRAYSQHDLEDAFSIGL; this is encoded by the coding sequence ATGATCACCGCCATCGTCTTCATCCAGGCCGAGGTCGCACGGCTGTCCGACATCGCCGAGCAGATCGCCGACATCGACGGCGTCAGCGAGGTCTACTCCGTCACGGGCGAGCTCGACCTGGTCGCGATGGTGCGCGTCCGCGAGATCGACGACGTCGCCGCGGTCGTCGCCGACCGGCTCAACAAGGTCGACGGCGTCGTGTCGACGCAGACCCAGATCGCCTACCGGGCCTACAGCCAGCACGACCTCGAGGACGCCTTCAGCATCGGCCTCTGA
- the qcrC gene encoding cytochrome bc1 complex diheme cytochrome c subunit, giving the protein MRKLSTRRRHPLAGFVALLLGLVIAGGAYYAFAPKPAEAQEVTANDVEAGQKLFQIGCASCHGKNATGIETQRGKNYGPSLIGVGAASVDFQVGTGRMPMAQTAPQAPAKTPEYSAEETRQLAAYIASLAPGPAIPDGEYTDIDKANVDDVREGGELFRANCTACHNSVGAGGAMPGGKYAPSLKGVSEKHIAEAMITGPQQMPVFSDDVITPEDKRNIIAYVKQVQGQPNYGGLGGGGLGPVVDGMFTWIIGIGGLVIASIWIGAHGARVKKRKS; this is encoded by the coding sequence GTGCGGAAACTGTCCACCAGACGCCGGCATCCACTCGCCGGATTCGTCGCGCTCTTGCTCGGGCTCGTGATCGCCGGCGGCGCTTACTACGCGTTCGCCCCCAAGCCCGCGGAGGCGCAGGAGGTCACGGCCAACGACGTCGAGGCCGGGCAGAAGCTGTTCCAGATCGGATGCGCGAGCTGCCACGGCAAGAACGCCACCGGCATCGAGACGCAGCGCGGCAAGAACTACGGCCCGTCCCTGATCGGCGTGGGCGCTGCCTCCGTCGACTTCCAGGTCGGCACCGGCCGCATGCCGATGGCGCAGACCGCGCCTCAGGCCCCGGCCAAGACGCCTGAGTACTCCGCCGAGGAGACCCGCCAGCTGGCGGCCTACATCGCGTCGCTGGCCCCCGGACCGGCCATCCCCGACGGTGAGTACACCGACATCGACAAGGCCAACGTCGACGACGTCCGCGAGGGCGGCGAGCTGTTCCGTGCCAACTGCACGGCGTGCCACAACTCGGTGGGTGCCGGCGGCGCCATGCCGGGCGGCAAGTACGCCCCGTCCCTCAAGGGCGTCAGCGAGAAGCACATCGCCGAGGCCATGATCACCGGCCCGCAGCAGATGCCCGTGTTCTCCGACGACGTCATCACGCCTGAGGACAAGCGCAACATCATCGCGTACGTCAAGCAGGTCCAGGGCCAGCCCAACTACGGCGGTCTCGGCGGCGGTGGCCTCGGCCCCGTGGTCGACGGCATGTTCACCTGGATCATCGGCATCGGCGGCCTGGTCATCGCATCCATCTGGATCGGTGCGCACGGGGCGAGAGTGAAGAAGAGGAAGTCATGA
- the qcrB gene encoding cytochrome bc1 complex cytochrome b subunit, whose product MSTTEQYTPIEQTGVGKKAAGPVGWLDDRLGLAGVAKKNLRKVFPEHWSFMLGEIALWSFVVLLLTGVFLTFWFQPSMTEVEYHGSYLPFNGLEMSQAYKSTLDISFDIRGGLLIRQIHHWAAALFIAAMIAHMLRVFFTGAYRKPREINWLIGVGLFSLGLVEGFAGYSLPDDLLSGTGLRFVDGLIRSIPLVGSYLEFFIFGGEFPGDEIIPRLYMAHILLIPAILLGLIGAHMLLLVYHKHTQWPGPGRTEQNVVGYPMLPVYAAKAGGFFFVVFGFTALMGALLQINPVWVYGPYNPSEVTAGSQPDWYMGFSEGLVRLMPGWESTFFNYTWSWNVFIPAVGGLTGLFVVLGAWPFIEQWITGDKRDHHLLQRPRNAPFRTAIGVAGMTAYGVAWAAGGNDIIATKFHMDIYTLTNIFRVGFFVFPVIAFMITKRICIGLQRADANRILHGYETGVIERSPDGGFSERHAPLPAGQQYTLTAHDRVPVLEAPAETDENGVAAPHSRKEKVRSWLQTKYYRDTLDKPTVEDVHHAEEHLGEIDGHPVELGDEFQGVSETGVPRVH is encoded by the coding sequence ATGAGCACCACTGAGCAGTACACACCGATCGAGCAGACAGGTGTTGGCAAGAAGGCAGCCGGTCCGGTGGGCTGGCTCGATGACCGCCTCGGCCTCGCCGGAGTGGCCAAGAAGAACCTCCGCAAGGTGTTCCCCGAGCACTGGTCGTTCATGCTCGGTGAGATCGCGCTGTGGAGCTTCGTCGTCCTGCTGCTGACGGGCGTCTTCCTGACGTTCTGGTTCCAGCCCAGCATGACCGAGGTCGAGTACCACGGCTCCTACCTGCCGTTCAACGGCCTCGAGATGTCCCAGGCGTACAAGTCGACGCTCGACATCTCGTTCGACATCCGCGGCGGCCTGCTGATCCGGCAGATCCACCACTGGGCGGCAGCCCTGTTCATCGCCGCGATGATCGCCCACATGCTCCGCGTGTTCTTCACGGGCGCCTACCGCAAGCCGCGCGAGATCAACTGGCTGATCGGTGTCGGGCTCTTCTCGCTGGGTCTGGTCGAAGGCTTCGCCGGGTACTCCCTTCCCGACGACCTCCTGTCCGGAACGGGCCTGCGGTTCGTCGACGGCCTGATCCGTTCGATCCCGCTGGTCGGCTCGTACCTCGAGTTCTTCATCTTCGGCGGCGAGTTCCCCGGCGACGAGATCATTCCCCGCCTCTACATGGCGCACATCCTGCTCATCCCGGCGATTCTCCTGGGACTGATCGGCGCCCACATGCTGCTGCTCGTCTACCACAAGCACACGCAGTGGCCTGGGCCCGGACGCACCGAGCAGAACGTGGTCGGCTACCCCATGCTCCCCGTCTATGCGGCCAAGGCCGGCGGCTTCTTCTTCGTCGTCTTCGGCTTCACGGCGCTCATGGGTGCCCTGCTGCAGATCAACCCGGTGTGGGTCTACGGGCCGTACAACCCGTCCGAGGTCACCGCCGGTTCGCAGCCCGACTGGTACATGGGCTTCTCCGAGGGCCTGGTCCGCCTGATGCCGGGCTGGGAGAGCACGTTCTTCAACTACACCTGGAGCTGGAACGTCTTCATCCCCGCCGTGGGTGGCCTGACTGGGCTGTTCGTGGTGCTGGGTGCCTGGCCGTTCATCGAGCAGTGGATCACCGGCGACAAGCGTGACCACCACCTGCTGCAGCGTCCGCGCAACGCCCCGTTCCGCACTGCCATCGGCGTCGCCGGAATGACGGCGTACGGCGTGGCCTGGGCCGCGGGCGGCAACGACATCATCGCCACCAAGTTCCACATGGACATCTACACGCTGACGAACATCTTCCGGGTCGGCTTCTTCGTCTTCCCGGTCATCGCGTTCATGATCACCAAGCGGATCTGCATCGGACTGCAGCGTGCGGACGCCAACCGCATCCTGCACGGCTACGAGACCGGCGTCATCGAGCGGTCGCCCGACGGTGGCTTCTCGGAGCGCCACGCTCCCCTGCCGGCTGGTCAGCAGTACACCCTGACTGCCCATGATCGCGTGCCCGTTCTCGAGGCTCCGGCCGAGACGGACGAGAACGGCGTCGCTGCCCCTCACTCCCGCAAGGAGAAGGTGCGGTCCTGGTTGCAGACGAAGTACTACCGCGACACGCTCGACAAGCCGACGGTCGAGGACGTCCACCACGCCGAGGAGCACCTCGGTGAGATCGACGGTCACCCCGTCGAGCTGGGTGACGAGTTCCAGGGCGTCTCGGAGACGGGTGTCCCCCGGGTCCACTGA
- the qcrA gene encoding cytochrome bc1 complex Rieske iron-sulfur subunit — MSDELQPIPDTEPIKDPGLAEHQFRPQDVDESQAKRTERQIAWMFRVAGLLFLGFCFAYFLIDIDDTFLGWSAQNFAFGMTLGGGLLLVGVGIIQWAKKLMGDHEMVEMRHPSASSEEDRVAVMKDINAGIEESGFGRRPMIRNSLLGSMALLGLPAVVLLRDLGPLPHSQRETVWKKGMRLVNDVTGTPIKPSDMQVGQLVNGQPAIVYETDADGEAVLHGTELLQVKSKASIIVVRMRPEDVTPSKGRENWGVDGILCFSKICTHVGCPISLWEQQTHHLLCPCHQSTFDLGDNGKVIFGPAHRPLPQLPLGVDDEGYLIAMSDFPEIVAPSYPELARDQKKLDNKS; from the coding sequence ATGAGCGACGAGCTGCAGCCGATCCCCGACACCGAGCCCATCAAGGACCCGGGTCTGGCCGAGCACCAGTTCCGCCCGCAGGACGTCGACGAGTCGCAGGCCAAGCGCACCGAGCGTCAGATCGCCTGGATGTTCCGCGTCGCCGGTCTGCTCTTCCTGGGATTCTGCTTCGCCTACTTCCTGATCGACATCGACGACACCTTCCTCGGCTGGTCCGCGCAGAACTTCGCGTTCGGCATGACCCTGGGCGGCGGACTGCTGCTCGTCGGCGTCGGCATCATCCAGTGGGCCAAGAAGCTCATGGGCGATCACGAGATGGTCGAGATGCGGCACCCCTCGGCCTCGTCCGAGGAGGACCGCGTCGCGGTCATGAAGGACATCAACGCAGGCATCGAGGAGTCGGGCTTCGGACGGCGTCCCATGATCCGCAACAGCCTGCTGGGCTCGATGGCCCTGCTGGGCCTGCCGGCCGTCGTGCTGCTGCGCGACCTCGGACCGCTCCCCCACTCCCAGCGCGAGACGGTCTGGAAGAAGGGCATGCGCTTGGTCAACGACGTCACCGGCACCCCGATCAAGCCCTCCGACATGCAGGTCGGCCAGCTGGTCAACGGCCAGCCCGCGATCGTCTACGAGACCGACGCCGACGGCGAGGCCGTCCTGCACGGCACCGAGCTGCTGCAGGTCAAGTCGAAGGCGTCGATCATCGTCGTCCGCATGCGCCCCGAGGACGTCACACCGTCCAAGGGCCGCGAGAACTGGGGCGTCGACGGCATCCTGTGCTTCTCCAAGATCTGCACGCACGTCGGCTGCCCGATCAGCCTGTGGGAGCAGCAGACGCACCACCTGCTGTGCCCCTGCCACCAGTCGACCTTCGACCTCGGCGACAACGGCAAGGTCATCTTCGGGCCTGCCCACCGTCCGCTCCCGCAGCTGCCGCTGGGCGTCGACGACGAGGGCTACCTCATCGCCATGAGCGACTTCCCCGAGATCGTCGCGCCGAGCTATCCAGAACTCGCGCGTGACCAGAAGAAGTTGGACAATAAGTCATGA
- the ctaE gene encoding aa3-type cytochrome oxidase subunit III codes for MIPASRLHGQEGRPSMVTVGTIVWLSSELMFFAGLFAAYFTIRNISPELWAQETEVLNVPFATANTTILVLSSVTCQFGVFAAERGKAGRSGKLFQISLWGMREWFVLTYLMGAIFIGGQATEYAELVREGITIPSSPYGSLFYLATGFHGIHVIGGLLAFLLVIGRTFAARKFTHEQAISAIVVSYYWHFVDIVWVGLFATIYLIK; via the coding sequence GTGATTCCCGCTTCCCGCCTCCACGGCCAGGAAGGCCGTCCCTCGATGGTCACGGTGGGAACCATCGTCTGGCTGTCCAGCGAGCTCATGTTCTTCGCCGGACTGTTCGCGGCGTACTTCACGATCCGCAACATCTCCCCCGAGCTGTGGGCCCAGGAGACGGAGGTGCTCAACGTCCCCTTCGCGACGGCGAACACCACGATCCTCGTGCTCTCGTCGGTGACCTGCCAGTTCGGCGTGTTCGCCGCCGAGCGCGGCAAGGCCGGGCGCTCCGGCAAGCTGTTCCAGATCAGCCTGTGGGGCATGCGTGAGTGGTTCGTCCTCACATACCTGATGGGCGCGATCTTCATCGGCGGCCAGGCCACCGAGTACGCCGAGCTCGTCCGCGAGGGCATCACGATCCCCAGCTCGCCCTACGGCAGCCTCTTCTACCTCGCCACCGGGTTCCACGGCATCCACGTGATCGGCGGCCTGCTCGCCTTCCTGCTCGTGATCGGCCGCACCTTCGCGGCCCGCAAGTTCACGCACGAGCAGGCGATCTCGGCGATCGTCGTGTCGTACTACTGGCACTTCGTCGACATCGTGTGGGTCGGGCTCTTCGCCACGATCTACCTCATCAAGTAG